The region GCCCTCCCTCCCACCACCTCCTTCCACAGCCATCGACTCCTGCATGGGGAATCCATCACCTCCGGAGCCGAGCAGCGCAAGGGATGGGTAAAACCAGCATTAAAGAGAAAGCAATGGGGAAGCCGCGATCTCCAGGTTCAAGATCCCTCTTTTGCTGCAGTTTAATtcatttccccctccccagcttccTTGTGAGCTCCTAAATACTAAACCCTtgcccaggctgagcagccagGACCAACAGGCGCTggggagcagcacagaggaggGTTTTCCACCCCCGTCATTCCGGTTGTGTTTTCTTGCTCCGTTTCCTGACTTCCCTTTCCCAAAGTGCAGGAAGcagcaaataaataataataacatttaTCAATAAATTAATTCAATAAATATCCTCGTGGCACAGAGACGGGGCTGGGGAgcggggggggaagggggggctgccctgctctggcttTGCTCGGCCGCTGCCTTGcgatgcagggatgggggagccGGCTCTGGGATGTGCTGCTTGATCCCTCTGGGATCTCCCATTCACTGCTGAGTCCTTGTGAGACAGAGGTAGTGAGTATTCCCTGCTtgcatggggaggggggaatgaGGTGTGGCGCTGGGTCTGGCAGCAGAGACCCGGTGGGATGGAGCCACCAGATCTTACCAGGGCAAACTGAGCTCTTCAACCAGCCAAGCCCCCATCAAAGCAAGGCAAAGCATTCACTTCTGCAATGAGctttccccagccccagcctgcccTTGCTGGAGGAAAGGCTCCGTTTTCCCTTCCCGTTCCCAAAGTGCTGGTCCATGTCTGGGAGGCACCGGGATGAATCCCGGCTGCTGGaagctggggatggagctgtgcggcttcctccctgctccaaCCCCACGGCCCTGCCAGCCGCAGGTAAAGTGCAGTTTACCCCAGCCTGCACCGGGGCCATCCTGGTGGTAATGGGGGGGCTGTGGCACCCAGGGGTGAAGCCTCTTTGcctgtgggtgctggtgtcccCTATGcttgtgacccccccccccaaggccTTTTTCACAGGAGCACTGAATGGGAAACAGAGGAAGAGTGTGGGGGGATGAAGTGCTGGTGCCCTGGGGCGGTTGTGCCTATAGGTGCCATGGGTCAGACTATGGGGGCTTCACACTCACTGTGCACTAGTGCAAAAACGGGGCTGGGCAGCAAAGCTTGGGATGCATGGATGTGGGGAGCAGAGGgctgagctctggggagaccccatGTGCAACAGAGGGGCTTGGGGAGCCCCAggtgctgctccagcctggaATGGCTCCGGCACCTCGGAGCATCCCTCTGTGCTCCATCCCAAGGGGAACCCACCACCGGCATCCGGGTCCTGCCAGGGTTGCACCGCACTTGGTGCATCCTTTAGGGATGTGGAAAGccagggagctgctctgctcctggggcTGTCTGATGGTCCCGGATCATCCTGATGTGGTCCTTCATGTGCCCAGCACGATGCCCAGgggcagaacagcagcaaagtgcCCACactggctgtgctggtggggtGGTTGGTGGCAGAAGGCGCAGACAGACAGACGGACAAGCCCCCCGGGCTAATGGTGCTGCAGTGTTTCACAGGTCCTTTTCTTGGTGGCTTGTATTAAGGAGGTGCCACAGAAACAGGCTCGGGCTCAGTGGTTCCTGTGTGTGTGGGTCAGGGAACAGATGGGGCGGACAGACGGACGGACTCAGGATCCAGTAGGCAGTGCGGGTGGGATGCGCAGCAGAAGGACGGACAGAAGTTGGAAGCAGACACAGCCAGCCCAGGCTTCAGGCAGCAGATCCAGCAGGCCAGACAGATGGTGATGGACCAAACATCCAGCCTGACTCAAGCAGGATGGAAAGACAGACGGACTTGGGCTTGGTGGTGAGGAAATACAGGACATAGTTCAGAGAGGGGGTAGAGCAGACAGCTGGGGATGTGGTCCATTTGAACAGATGGATGAACACAGGCACAGCGTTGGGGATGCCTGACGTGTGGTTCAGGTCGTGGATGGACAGACGGACTTGAGCCCTTGGCTCCGATGCCCAGCACATGTTCAGGTAGGAGATGTGGACGGACGGACAGACACGGGCTGGGCGGCTCAGACGTCCAGCACATGGTTCAGGTAGGAGATGTAGCAGATGGCCAAGCGCAGGATCTCGATCTTGGAGAGCTTCTTGTCCGGTGGGAGGGTTGGCAGCAGCTTCCGCAGCTCCGCAAAGGCCATGTTGAAGGCTTCGACACGGATGCGCTCCCGCGTGGCATGGGCTGTGCGGTACTTGGCTGTGGCACGGCGCCGGCGCCGGCGCTCCTCCCGGCTCAGGTGCTGCAGATCCTTCTTCCCTGCGTCTCCCGGCTCCATCCGGGCTGGAGCGCACAGACCGACGGCACCGGCGGCCTCAATGCTGCCTGTGTGGACAGTACTGCAGTCACTGAAGACGGACTCGGACTCGGAGTGTGTTGGGGCCAGGTCGAGCTCTGTCTGGTCCGAGTTGAGCATCATCTTTGTGGAGGAAGGGTggacggatggatggatgctTGGGGATGCGGCAGCACAGGCTGGCCCAAGCAcgatgctggagcagagctgcgCTGCTGTAATGAGAAGGTCTCTGGCTCACAGCAAGCTCCTGGTTgttctcctcctcttcatcctcatcacAGTCTCCACAAGGGAATTTtgagtttttccctttttcctggaAAACTCAAGGGATGGGTGACAATGTCCGCTATAAATAATGGGT is a window of Melopsittacus undulatus isolate bMelUnd1 chromosome 20 unlocalized genomic scaffold, bMelUnd1.mat.Z SUPER_20_unloc_1, whole genome shotgun sequence DNA encoding:
- the NHLH1 gene encoding helix-loop-helix protein 1 — translated: MMLNSDQTELDLAPTHSESESVFSDCSTVHTGSIEAAGAVGLCAPARMEPGDAGKKDLQHLSREERRRRRRATAKYRTAHATRERIRVEAFNMAFAELRKLLPTLPPDKKLSKIEILRLAICYISYLNHVLDV